A genomic segment from Streptomyces sp. NBC_01233 encodes:
- a CDS encoding WxL protein peptidoglycan domain-containing protein, which yields MRTRSSTRSRTRTSLHGLLLGLLLLGTGLLPATAARAADNGTWGVFPTPAAGAAMTDRAYFFHQGAAGTALADSVTILNSSDKDLTFQIFATDAVNTPAGGAFALLPVETRPKDVGAWIALPPETAGTVTVPAKGRKDIPFTVKVPADATPGDHVGGIVALNTAVEGVQQEGKVQVGVKRSVGARLYFRVPGPLTPGLSVEDVRISRSAPLLPWVKDARATVSYTLVNRGNMVVEPKVTVSAEGLFGRDVLDRPARELKLTLLPGQRIELTEPWPDAPQSDWVTVRITAGATAHPDLVSRSETDFIAVPWPAVGLFLVLAGAGVTLWVLRRRRRAEHEQVEPAPDLAQAL from the coding sequence ATGCGCACCCGCAGCAGTACGCGTAGCCGCACCCGCACCTCTCTGCACGGGCTGCTCCTCGGCCTGCTGCTCCTGGGCACGGGCCTGCTCCCGGCCACCGCGGCGAGGGCCGCGGACAACGGCACCTGGGGGGTCTTCCCCACGCCCGCGGCCGGTGCGGCGATGACCGACCGGGCGTACTTCTTCCACCAGGGCGCGGCCGGAACCGCCCTGGCCGACAGCGTGACGATCCTGAACTCCTCCGACAAGGACCTGACGTTCCAGATCTTCGCCACCGACGCGGTGAACACCCCGGCGGGCGGCGCCTTCGCGCTGCTGCCGGTGGAGACGAGGCCCAAGGACGTCGGCGCGTGGATCGCGCTGCCGCCGGAGACCGCGGGCACCGTCACCGTGCCGGCCAAGGGCCGCAAGGACATCCCGTTCACCGTGAAGGTCCCGGCGGACGCGACGCCCGGTGACCACGTCGGCGGGATCGTCGCCCTGAACACCGCCGTGGAGGGCGTGCAGCAGGAGGGCAAGGTCCAGGTCGGGGTGAAGCGCTCGGTGGGCGCCCGGCTGTACTTCCGGGTGCCGGGGCCGCTGACTCCGGGGCTGAGCGTGGAGGACGTGCGGATCAGCCGGTCGGCGCCGCTGCTGCCCTGGGTCAAGGACGCCCGCGCCACGGTCTCGTACACGCTGGTCAACCGGGGCAACATGGTCGTCGAGCCCAAGGTGACGGTCTCCGCCGAGGGCCTCTTCGGGCGCGACGTGCTGGACCGGCCGGCCCGCGAGCTGAAGCTGACCCTGCTGCCGGGCCAGCGGATCGAGCTGACCGAGCCCTGGCCGGACGCCCCCCAGTCCGACTGGGTGACCGTCAGGATCACGGCGGGAGCGACCGCCCACCCCGATCTGGTCTCGCGGTCCGAGACCGACTTCATCGCCGTCCCCTGGCCGGCCGTGGGCCTGTTCCTGGTGCTGGCGGGCGCCGGGGTCACCCTGTGGGTGCTGCGCCGCCGGCGCCGCGCGGAACACGAACAGGTGGAACCCGCCCCGGACTTGGCTCAGGCGCTCTGA
- the iolD gene encoding 3D-(3,5/4)-trihydroxycyclohexane-1,2-dione acylhydrolase (decyclizing) → MRLTVAQALVRFLARQYTERDGRRQRLIAATWGIFGHGNVAGIGQALLEAGPDAMPFLQGRNEQAMVHAAVGYARQRGRLSAHAVTTSIGPGATNLVTGAALATINRIPVLLLPGDVFATRPADPVLQQLEVPYAGDLSVNDALRPVSRHFDRITRPEALIPAALQAVRVLTDPVQTGAVTLALPQDVQAEAHDWPEEFFAERVWGVRRPRPDRAELAAAAEAVRGSARPLIVAGGGIRHSEAQAALAAFADATGIPVAVTQAGKGVLPYDHRAEVGGIGHTGTATADELAREADLVIAAGTRLTDFTTASATLFQNPAVRFIGLNLDPYDAHKLAARPLVADAREGLDELREAVAGYRVDPAYETAYAERKSAWERRVDHAYAVCAPDEDLPPTQAQVLGLLDRLVDGTDVLINAAGSLPGDLHKLWRARSADQYHLEYGYSCMGYEIPAAIGVALAAPGRPVWALVGDGTYLMNPTEIVTAVQEGVPIKVVILDNHGYASIGGLSGAVGGEGFGTGYRFRVADASYTGDPLPVDLAANAASLGMAVIRARTVRDLREALAEARSATRPTCVYTQTRTPDTVSGPPPAQAWWDVPVAETATRKAAAQAREEYDRQAAQRRRHL, encoded by the coding sequence GTGAGGCTCACCGTCGCCCAGGCGCTCGTACGCTTCCTGGCCCGCCAGTACACCGAGCGCGACGGCCGCAGGCAGCGCCTGATCGCCGCCACCTGGGGCATCTTCGGGCACGGGAACGTCGCCGGCATCGGGCAGGCCCTGCTGGAGGCAGGCCCGGACGCCATGCCCTTCCTCCAGGGGCGCAACGAGCAGGCCATGGTGCACGCGGCCGTCGGGTACGCCCGCCAGCGCGGCCGGCTCTCCGCGCACGCCGTCACCACCTCCATCGGGCCCGGTGCCACCAACCTCGTCACCGGCGCCGCCCTCGCCACGATCAACCGGATCCCGGTGCTCCTGCTCCCCGGGGACGTCTTCGCGACCCGGCCCGCCGATCCGGTGCTCCAGCAGCTGGAGGTCCCGTACGCCGGGGACCTCTCCGTCAACGACGCGCTGCGGCCCGTCTCCCGCCACTTCGACCGGATCACCCGCCCCGAGGCCCTGATCCCGGCCGCCCTGCAGGCCGTACGGGTGCTCACCGACCCCGTCCAGACCGGCGCGGTCACCCTGGCGCTGCCGCAGGACGTGCAGGCGGAGGCCCACGACTGGCCCGAGGAGTTCTTCGCCGAGCGCGTGTGGGGCGTACGGCGGCCACGGCCCGACCGCGCCGAGCTCGCCGCGGCCGCCGAGGCCGTACGGGGCTCCGCGCGCCCCCTGATCGTCGCCGGCGGCGGGATCCGGCACAGCGAGGCCCAGGCGGCCCTGGCCGCGTTCGCCGACGCCACCGGGATCCCGGTCGCCGTCACGCAGGCCGGCAAGGGCGTGCTCCCGTACGACCACCGCGCCGAGGTGGGCGGGATCGGCCACACCGGGACGGCCACCGCCGACGAGCTGGCCCGGGAGGCCGATCTGGTCATCGCCGCGGGGACCCGGCTGACCGATTTCACCACCGCCTCCGCGACCCTGTTCCAGAATCCGGCCGTCCGGTTCATCGGCCTCAACCTGGACCCGTACGACGCCCACAAGCTCGCCGCCCGGCCGCTGGTCGCCGACGCGCGCGAGGGGCTCGACGAGCTCCGGGAGGCGGTCGCCGGGTACCGGGTGGATCCCGCCTACGAGACGGCGTACGCAGAGCGCAAGAGCGCCTGGGAGCGCCGCGTCGACCACGCGTACGCCGTCTGCGCCCCAGACGAGGACCTCCCGCCCACCCAGGCCCAGGTGCTCGGGCTGCTCGACCGGCTGGTCGACGGGACCGACGTCCTGATCAACGCGGCCGGATCGCTCCCCGGCGACCTGCACAAGCTGTGGCGGGCCCGGTCGGCGGACCAGTACCACCTGGAGTACGGGTACTCCTGCATGGGCTACGAGATCCCGGCCGCCATCGGGGTGGCACTGGCCGCACCCGGCCGGCCCGTGTGGGCGCTGGTCGGCGACGGGACGTACCTGATGAATCCGACCGAGATCGTCACGGCCGTCCAGGAGGGCGTCCCGATCAAGGTGGTCATCCTCGACAACCACGGCTACGCCTCCATCGGCGGCCTGTCGGGGGCGGTGGGCGGCGAGGGCTTCGGCACCGGATACCGCTTCCGGGTGGCCGACGCCTCCTACACGGGGGACCCCCTTCCGGTAGACCTCGCCGCCAACGCGGCCTCCCTCGGGATGGCCGTGATCCGCGCCCGCACCGTACGTGACCTGCGCGAAGCCCTCGCCGAGGCCCGCTCGGCGACGCGCCCCACATGTGTCTACACACAGACCCGAACGCCCGACACTGTGTCGGGCCCACCCCCGGCACAGGCGTGGTGGGATGTTCCTGTGGCCGAGACCGCGACCCGCAAGGCGGCGGCCCAGGCCCGTGAAGAGTACGACCGGCAAGCCGCGCAGCGACGTCGCCATCTGTGA
- a CDS encoding phosphoribosyltransferase — MLFTHRTDAGERLAEALRHLQGEDPVVLGLPRGGVPVAFQVARALGAPLDVIVVRKLGVPYHRELGFGAIGEGGVRVISEDIVRSSRVRPQDLAAVEHAEEAELARQARRFRGDRPRVALAGRTVIVVDDGIATGATAAAACEVVRAQGAARVVLAVPVAPPDAVARLRTEADEVVCLSTPRAFRAVGEWYADFSQTPDEEVVALLTRAAAGPGQGQASGPAARAAAVEVDAGGLTLAGDLTLPEGAGAVVVFAHGSGSSRRSPRNRAVAAELNRAGLGTLLFDLLTPAEEADRANVFDIEPLAGRLTEATRWLRLHVPLPVGYFGASTGAAAALWAAADAPDAGANAAIGAVVSRGGRPDLAGPRLAAVRAPTLLVVGGRDATVLDLNRGAQRELRCENRLEIVPGATHLFEEPGALDEVAALARDWFVRHLVR, encoded by the coding sequence ATGCTGTTCACCCATCGCACGGACGCGGGAGAGCGTCTCGCCGAGGCGCTCCGTCACCTGCAGGGGGAGGATCCCGTCGTCCTGGGCCTGCCCCGCGGCGGAGTCCCGGTGGCCTTCCAGGTGGCGCGGGCACTCGGTGCCCCGCTCGATGTGATCGTGGTCCGCAAGCTCGGCGTCCCCTACCACCGGGAGCTGGGCTTCGGCGCCATCGGCGAGGGCGGCGTGCGCGTCATCAGCGAGGACATCGTCCGCAGCAGCCGGGTCCGGCCGCAGGACCTCGCCGCGGTCGAGCACGCCGAGGAGGCCGAGCTGGCCCGGCAGGCGCGCAGGTTCCGCGGCGACCGGCCGCGGGTGGCCCTCGCCGGCCGCACGGTGATCGTGGTCGACGACGGGATCGCCACCGGGGCCACGGCCGCGGCCGCCTGCGAGGTCGTACGGGCGCAGGGCGCGGCCCGGGTGGTACTGGCCGTTCCGGTGGCGCCGCCGGACGCGGTCGCCCGGCTGCGCACCGAGGCCGACGAAGTGGTGTGCCTCTCCACACCGCGCGCCTTCCGCGCCGTCGGCGAGTGGTACGCGGACTTCTCCCAGACCCCCGACGAGGAGGTCGTCGCCCTGCTGACGCGGGCGGCGGCCGGTCCCGGCCAGGGCCAGGCATCCGGCCCGGCCGCCCGGGCCGCCGCGGTCGAGGTGGACGCCGGCGGCCTCACCCTGGCCGGGGACCTCACCCTGCCGGAGGGCGCCGGGGCGGTCGTGGTGTTCGCCCACGGCTCGGGCAGCAGCCGGCGCAGCCCGCGCAACCGCGCGGTGGCGGCGGAGCTGAACCGGGCGGGGCTCGGCACCCTGCTCTTCGACCTCCTCACACCCGCCGAGGAGGCCGACCGGGCCAACGTCTTCGACATCGAGCCCCTGGCCGGCCGGCTCACGGAGGCCACCCGCTGGCTGCGGCTCCACGTGCCCCTCCCGGTCGGCTACTTCGGGGCGAGCACCGGAGCCGCGGCGGCGCTGTGGGCCGCGGCGGACGCCCCGGACGCCGGTGCGAACGCCGCAATCGGCGCCGTGGTCTCCCGCGGCGGCCGCCCCGACCTCGCCGGCCCGCGGCTCGCCGCCGTACGGGCGCCCACGCTCCTCGTGGTGGGCGGCCGGGACGCGACGGTGCTCGACCTCAACCGCGGGGCCCAGCGCGAACTGCGCTGCGAGAACCGGCTGGAGATCGTCCCGGGGGCCACCCACCTCTTCGAGGAGCCGGGAGCCCTGGACGAGGTGGCCGCCCTGGCCCGGGACTGGTTCGTCCGGCACCTGGTGCGGTGA
- a CDS encoding GNAT family N-acetyltransferase: protein MDIRRALTPAELAAAESLFDGPAREEWSERFLAAPGHVMLIAYVDAVPAGMVSGIEMSHPDKGTEMCLYELSVDEGYRRRGIGRALTLALADEAKARGCYGMWVGVDTDNEAALATYDAAGARDEGVFSMRGWPLTP from the coding sequence ATGGACATCCGCCGGGCCCTCACCCCCGCCGAGCTCGCCGCCGCCGAATCCCTCTTCGACGGGCCCGCCCGCGAGGAGTGGTCCGAGCGCTTCCTCGCCGCCCCGGGGCACGTGATGCTCATCGCCTACGTCGACGCAGTGCCCGCCGGGATGGTCTCCGGCATCGAGATGAGCCACCCCGACAAGGGCACCGAGATGTGCCTGTACGAACTGTCCGTGGACGAGGGGTACCGTCGCCGCGGGATCGGCCGCGCCCTGACGCTGGCCCTCGCCGACGAGGCGAAGGCCCGCGGCTGTTACGGCATGTGGGTGGGGGTCGACACCGACAACGAGGCCGCCCTGGCCACCTACGACGCCGCCGGCGCCCGCGACGAGGGCGTCTTCTCGATGCGCGGCTGGCCCCTCACCCCGTAG
- a CDS encoding phospholipase, with amino-acid sequence MRRRRLVPALAATAATAVLALAPAAWAAPEAPADKPLVLSRWTQPSAASYQVWADAREHRGAWAAYGFDWSTDHCTSSPDNPFGFPFATACDRHDFGYRNHRAAGLFPAAKARLDEAFLADMKRVCAQYPGSRKSSCEGTAWTYYQAVRLLGIP; translated from the coding sequence ATGCGCCGTCGCCGCCTCGTCCCCGCTCTCGCCGCCACCGCCGCCACCGCGGTGCTCGCCCTCGCGCCGGCCGCCTGGGCCGCACCGGAGGCCCCGGCCGACAAACCGCTCGTGCTCAGCCGCTGGACACAGCCCAGCGCCGCCAGCTACCAGGTGTGGGCCGACGCGCGCGAGCACCGGGGCGCGTGGGCCGCGTACGGCTTCGACTGGTCGACCGACCACTGCACCTCCTCCCCGGACAACCCCTTCGGCTTCCCCTTCGCCACGGCCTGCGACCGGCACGACTTCGGCTACCGCAACCACCGGGCGGCAGGGCTGTTTCCGGCCGCCAAGGCCCGGCTGGACGAGGCGTTCCTCGCGGACATGAAGCGGGTCTGCGCGCAGTACCCGGGCAGCCGCAAGAGCTCCTGCGAGGGCACCGCGTGGACGTACTACCAGGCGGTCAGGCTCCTCGGGATCCCGTAG
- a CDS encoding beta-ketoacyl-[acyl-carrier-protein] synthase family protein, whose amino-acid sequence MSLSATPAPSLVRPVPRADETPESQTCRQELPESFRDGDLATVLCASGSRIVERAYTRRWGVWHEGLDRQGGRPLSDAELRGSADEDSTVVRFTPRPTNAPQPRSPRRVVVTGLGAVSPLGVGAADMWQGLMQGRSGVRALEGPEFADLPVRIAATVTADPTQWIPPARARRMNRASQFAVLAAREAWQDAGFDPAGTAASGLDPERVGVSIGTIIGGAPVLVDGDRRLRERGARAVPPLTAPMAIPSQAAAQIAICLAITGEARTVVSACASGTEAIGQVIDRIRYGHVDVALAGGTEAVITPAVMASFSAMRALSTRNDEPGYASRPFAKDRDGFVHGEGAGLLVLEAEEHALARGARIYAEAAGWGLSADAHHIASPDPSGKGVALALRRALTDAEAHPVDVVHVNAHATATVEGDLAEATALRGVLEGSGAYPPVPVTSVKGNLGHLQGAAGGVEAIAAVLTLHHRLIPPTLGCDDLDDAIGLDVVRPVPRALPSAGDLVLSNSFGFGGHNAVLALRRYGAGAA is encoded by the coding sequence ATGAGCCTGTCGGCTACACCAGCCCCGTCCCTTGTCCGCCCGGTTCCTCGCGCCGACGAGACCCCGGAGTCGCAGACCTGCCGGCAGGAACTGCCCGAAAGCTTCCGGGACGGCGACCTGGCCACGGTGCTGTGCGCCTCCGGCTCCCGGATCGTCGAGCGGGCGTACACCCGCCGCTGGGGTGTGTGGCACGAGGGACTGGACCGGCAGGGGGGCCGGCCCCTGTCCGACGCCGAGTTGCGGGGCAGCGCCGACGAGGACAGCACAGTGGTCCGCTTCACGCCGCGTCCGACGAACGCTCCGCAGCCCCGCTCACCGCGCCGCGTGGTCGTCACCGGGCTCGGCGCGGTCAGCCCGCTCGGCGTGGGCGCGGCCGACATGTGGCAGGGGCTGATGCAGGGGCGCAGCGGTGTACGGGCCCTGGAGGGACCGGAATTCGCCGACCTCCCGGTGCGCATCGCCGCCACCGTGACGGCCGACCCCACGCAATGGATCCCGCCGGCCCGGGCCCGCCGGATGAACCGGGCCTCCCAGTTCGCGGTGCTCGCCGCCCGGGAGGCTTGGCAGGACGCCGGCTTCGACCCGGCCGGCACCGCGGCCAGCGGCCTCGATCCCGAGCGGGTCGGGGTGTCGATCGGGACCATCATCGGGGGCGCGCCCGTCCTCGTGGACGGCGACCGGAGACTGCGCGAGCGTGGCGCGCGCGCCGTGCCCCCGCTCACCGCGCCGATGGCCATCCCGTCCCAGGCGGCCGCGCAGATCGCCATCTGCCTGGCCATCACCGGCGAGGCCCGGACGGTGGTGAGTGCGTGCGCCTCGGGGACGGAGGCGATCGGGCAGGTCATCGACCGCATCCGGTACGGCCATGTGGACGTGGCGCTGGCGGGCGGCACGGAGGCCGTGATCACCCCTGCGGTGATGGCCTCGTTCTCCGCGATGCGGGCCCTGTCGACGCGGAACGACGAACCGGGTTACGCCTCACGCCCGTTCGCCAAGGACCGGGACGGTTTCGTGCACGGCGAGGGGGCCGGCCTGCTCGTCCTGGAGGCGGAGGAGCACGCGCTGGCGCGCGGCGCCCGCATCTACGCCGAGGCCGCGGGCTGGGGGCTCTCGGCCGACGCGCACCACATCGCCAGCCCGGACCCTTCGGGCAAGGGGGTTGCCCTGGCGCTGCGCCGCGCCCTCACCGACGCCGAGGCCCACCCGGTGGACGTGGTCCACGTCAACGCACACGCCACGGCCACCGTGGAAGGAGACCTGGCGGAGGCGACGGCCCTGCGCGGCGTGCTCGAGGGCTCGGGGGCGTATCCGCCCGTCCCCGTCACCTCGGTCAAGGGCAACCTCGGGCACCTCCAGGGTGCGGCGGGCGGAGTGGAGGCCATCGCGGCAGTGCTGACCCTGCACCACCGCCTCATCCCGCCCACCCTCGGCTGCGACGACCTCGACGACGCGATCGGCCTGGACGTGGTGCGGCCGGTGCCGAGAGCACTGCCCTCCGCGGGGGACCTGGTCCTGAGCAACTCCTTCGGCTTCGGCGGCCACAACGCCGTGCTGGCGCTGCGCCGCTACGGAGCGGGGGCTGCCTGA
- a CDS encoding S8 family peptidase codes for MTAFVPLLPAAVALLAAATTAAALPPHPSSAARSSAEAAVAPYVVVLKDTSSRAPTRALAAEAADSGDEVGPVYDAVLDGFAVRTSAARAAALAADPRVASVEPDAEFHTSAGDTAPAGTQPQAQAHAPWPLDRIDQRELPLDGSYTYSTRAEGVTVYIVDTGINTLHEEFGGRARFGYNAVFLGSSRDCNGHGTHVAATVGGETYGVAKGVSLVGVKVADCRGSGSLSSILKGLDWVVKDAAKAPGTPAVANMSMGGTPSYALDAAVIRAVASGITFTVAAGNDGKDACGGSPASVPQAITVGATDAGDRRAPFSSHGPCVDLSAPGVGVTSAWKDSATATARASGTSMAAPHVAGVAALVLARGSARTPAQVTEALLHSAVPDRITALPAGTPNLLLHLPTDR; via the coding sequence ATGACCGCATTCGTCCCGCTCCTGCCCGCCGCCGTCGCACTCCTCGCGGCGGCCACCACGGCCGCCGCCCTGCCGCCGCACCCGTCCTCCGCGGCCCGTTCCTCCGCCGAAGCCGCCGTCGCCCCCTACGTCGTCGTCCTCAAGGACACCAGCTCGCGCGCCCCGACCCGCGCCCTGGCCGCCGAGGCAGCGGACTCCGGTGACGAGGTCGGGCCGGTCTACGATGCCGTCCTCGACGGCTTCGCCGTCCGCACCAGCGCCGCGCGGGCCGCCGCCCTGGCCGCCGACCCCCGGGTGGCCTCCGTGGAGCCGGACGCGGAGTTCCACACGAGCGCCGGCGACACCGCCCCCGCCGGCACGCAGCCCCAGGCCCAGGCGCACGCACCCTGGCCGCTGGACCGCATCGACCAGCGCGAGCTCCCGCTCGACGGCTCGTACACGTACTCCACCAGGGCCGAGGGCGTCACCGTCTACATCGTCGACACCGGGATCAACACCCTCCACGAGGAGTTCGGCGGCCGTGCCCGGTTCGGCTACAACGCGGTGTTCCTCGGGAGCTCCCGCGACTGCAACGGCCACGGCACGCACGTCGCGGCGACCGTGGGCGGAGAGACGTACGGGGTCGCGAAGGGGGTCTCGCTCGTCGGGGTGAAGGTGGCCGACTGCCGCGGTTCCGGGAGCCTGTCGTCCATCCTCAAGGGCCTCGACTGGGTGGTGAAGGACGCAGCGAAGGCCCCGGGGACCCCGGCGGTGGCCAACATGAGCATGGGCGGCACCCCCAGCTACGCCCTCGACGCGGCGGTGATCCGGGCCGTGGCCTCCGGGATCACCTTCACCGTGGCCGCGGGCAACGACGGCAAGGACGCCTGCGGGGGATCGCCCGCCTCGGTCCCGCAGGCCATCACGGTCGGCGCGACCGACGCCGGCGACCGGCGCGCGCCGTTCTCCAGCCACGGCCCCTGTGTGGACCTCTCGGCCCCCGGCGTGGGCGTCACCTCGGCCTGGAAGGACTCCGCCACCGCCACCGCCCGCGCCTCCGGCACCTCGATGGCCGCCCCGCACGTGGCGGGGGTCGCCGCGCTCGTCCTGGCGCGCGGCAGCGCACGCACCCCGGCGCAGGTGACCGAGGCGCTGCTGCACAGCGCCGTGCCCGACCGGATCACCGCGCTCCCGGCCGGCACCCCCAACCTGCTGCTCCACCTCCCCACCGACCGCTAG
- a CDS encoding CoA-acylating methylmalonate-semialdehyde dehydrogenase — protein sequence MKTVNHWIGGKTVEGASGNYGPVTDPATGEVTTQVALASAEEVDAAVQVAKEAFQTWGQSSLAARTKVLFAYRALLDANRDAIAELITAEHGKVHSDALGEVARGLEIVELACGITTQLKGELSTSVSSRVDVSSIRQPLGVVAGITPFNFPAMVPMWMFPLAVACGNTFILKPSEKDPSAANKLAELMSEAGLPTGVLNVVHGDKVAVDALLAHPDISAVSFVGSTPIARHIHTTASANGKRVQALGGAKNHMLVLPDADLDAAADAAVSAAYGSAGERCMAISAVVAVGSIADTLVDKIRERAEKIKIGPGNDPTSEMGPLITAAHRDKVASYVKGAAAQGADVVLDGTGYTVEGNENGHWIGLSLLDNVNTDSDAYRDEIFGPVLCVLRTETYEEGVDLINASPFGNGTAIFTRDGGAARRFQLEIQAGMVGVNVPIPVPVGYHSFGGWKDSLFGDHHIYGNDGIHFYTRGKVVTTRWPDPSDAPAGVDLGFPRNH from the coding sequence ATGAAGACCGTCAACCACTGGATCGGTGGCAAGACCGTCGAGGGCGCGTCGGGCAACTACGGCCCGGTCACCGACCCGGCCACCGGCGAGGTCACCACGCAGGTCGCGCTCGCCTCGGCCGAAGAGGTCGACGCGGCGGTACAGGTGGCGAAGGAGGCCTTCCAGACCTGGGGCCAGTCCTCGCTGGCCGCCCGCACCAAGGTGCTGTTCGCCTACCGCGCCCTGCTGGACGCCAACCGCGACGCCATCGCCGAGCTGATCACCGCCGAGCACGGCAAGGTCCACTCGGACGCGTTGGGCGAGGTCGCGCGCGGCCTGGAGATCGTCGAGCTGGCCTGCGGGATCACCACCCAGCTCAAGGGCGAGCTCTCCACGTCGGTCTCCAGCCGCGTGGACGTCTCCTCCATCCGCCAGCCGCTGGGCGTGGTCGCGGGCATCACCCCGTTCAACTTCCCGGCGATGGTCCCGATGTGGATGTTCCCGCTGGCCGTGGCCTGCGGAAACACCTTCATCCTCAAGCCGAGCGAGAAGGACCCCTCCGCCGCCAACAAGCTCGCCGAGCTGATGAGCGAGGCGGGTCTGCCGACGGGCGTGCTGAACGTCGTGCACGGTGACAAGGTGGCCGTGGACGCGCTCCTGGCGCACCCCGACATCTCGGCCGTCTCCTTCGTCGGCTCGACCCCGATCGCCCGCCACATCCACACCACCGCCTCCGCCAACGGCAAGCGCGTCCAGGCGCTCGGCGGCGCCAAGAACCACATGCTGGTGCTCCCGGACGCCGACCTGGACGCGGCCGCCGACGCGGCGGTCTCCGCCGCCTACGGCTCGGCCGGTGAGCGCTGCATGGCGATCTCCGCCGTCGTGGCCGTCGGCTCCATCGCCGACACCCTCGTCGACAAGATCCGCGAGCGCGCCGAGAAGATCAAGATCGGCCCCGGCAACGACCCGACCTCCGAGATGGGCCCGCTCATCACGGCCGCCCACCGCGACAAGGTCGCCTCGTACGTCAAGGGCGCGGCCGCCCAGGGCGCCGACGTGGTCCTGGACGGCACCGGCTACACCGTCGAGGGCAACGAGAACGGCCACTGGATCGGCCTCTCCCTGCTCGACAACGTGAACACCGACTCCGACGCCTACCGCGACGAGATCTTCGGTCCGGTGCTGTGCGTGCTGCGCACGGAGACCTACGAGGAGGGCGTGGACCTCATCAACGCCTCGCCGTTCGGCAACGGCACCGCGATCTTCACCCGCGACGGCGGCGCCGCCCGCCGCTTCCAGCTGGAGATCCAGGCGGGCATGGTCGGCGTCAACGTCCCGATCCCGGTGCCGGTGGGCTACCACTCCTTCGGTGGCTGGAAGGACTCGCTCTTCGGCGACCACCACATCTACGGCAACGACGGCATCCACTTCTACACGCGCGGCAAGGTCGTCACGACCCGCTGGCCGGACCCCTCGGACGCGCCGGCCGGCGTGGACCTGGGCTTCCCCCGCAACCACTGA
- a CDS encoding alpha/beta fold hydrolase, with the protein MRSAVVTAEDDRIRWVELPGEEPARVYVHGLGSTSPAYFAASATHPLLAGRRSLLVDLLGHGHSDRPEGFGYTLEAHADALAAALGAAGVAGAELIAHSMGGAVAIVLADRHPHLVSRLVLVDANLDPVPSGPAAPGSSGIAAYTEEEFLAGGWAEVRDRVGAHWWSTMRLAGRTALHRSAVHLAAGTTPTMRELLLELKVPRTYLLPEADGPLPGAEVLEAAGVAVVSVPDCGHNIMLDNPDGFARATATALA; encoded by the coding sequence GTGAGAAGTGCCGTCGTCACCGCGGAGGACGACCGGATCCGCTGGGTCGAGCTGCCGGGGGAGGAGCCGGCCCGGGTGTACGTGCACGGGCTCGGCTCCACCTCGCCGGCCTACTTCGCGGCGAGCGCCACGCATCCGCTCCTGGCGGGGCGGCGCTCCCTGCTGGTCGATCTGCTGGGCCACGGGCACAGCGACCGGCCCGAGGGGTTCGGTTACACCCTGGAGGCGCACGCCGACGCCCTGGCGGCCGCCCTCGGCGCGGCCGGGGTGGCGGGCGCCGAGCTGATCGCCCACAGCATGGGCGGAGCCGTGGCGATCGTGCTCGCCGACCGCCATCCCCACCTGGTCTCCCGGCTGGTGCTCGTCGACGCCAACCTGGATCCCGTTCCGTCCGGTCCCGCGGCGCCCGGGAGCAGCGGGATCGCCGCCTACACGGAGGAGGAGTTCCTGGCAGGCGGCTGGGCCGAGGTGCGTGACCGGGTCGGCGCGCACTGGTGGTCCACGATGCGCCTCGCCGGCCGGACGGCCCTCCACCGCTCGGCCGTCCACCTCGCGGCGGGCACCACGCCCACCATGCGTGAGCTGCTGCTGGAGTTGAAGGTTCCGCGCACCTACCTGCTGCCGGAGGCGGACGGACCGCTTCCCGGCGCCGAGGTCCTGGAGGCGGCCGGCGTCGCCGTGGTGTCCGTCCCCGACTGCGGGCACAACATCATGCTGGACAACCCCGACGGCTTCGCCCGCGCCACCGCGACGGCGCTGGCCTGA